ACCGGCCTCGAACCACTTTTGGAATCCTACGGCCTGCCCATCCGCCCCGACCTCGTGCGCGACCGCAGCGCCAGCGCGGTGCGGGTGCAGCAGCAACGCGGCGGCTTCAACGTGGTGAACCAGGTCCGATACCCCTACATTCCCCAGGTCGCCGACTTCTCCTCTCACCCCATCAGTGAGGGGCTTGACCAGGCCGTCTTCCGGTTCGTATCGTCGCTGGACACGGCGCGGGCCGACACGACCGCGGACCTGACGGTGCTCGCCCGGTCGTCGGGACAGTCCGCTCGCGCCTCCCTCCCGACCAATATCCGCCCTCAGCAGGAGTGGACTGTCAGCGACTTTTCAGAGGGGGCCCTGCCGGTCGCCGGCCTGCTGGAGGGCACCTTCGCATCCGCGTTTGCGAGCTCGGACACCCTTGCCGTGGAGCGAACCCGGAGCCCAGAGACGCGGCTCATGGTCGTGGGCGACGGCGACTTTCTCGTGAACGGGACCGGGCAGCGACAGCAGCGCCTGCCCAACGGCAACATCAACCTCGTGGCCAACAGTATCGATTACCTCGCCGGCGACACTGGCCTTCTTGCGCTCCGCACACAGCGGGTTACCAGCCGCCCCCTCATGCAACTCACCCCCACGACCCAGACGATCCTGAAGTACACGAACGTGCTGCTCCCCCTTCTGCTCGTCATCGGATACGGGCTGGTGCGATACCGACGGAATCGAGCCCAACGGCGGCGCTGGAAGGAGGGCGGGCTAGACGCCTGACGTACTTTGCTGTTCTCGCTCACTGTCGCACGCTGCCCCTGCACTGTTTGAGACCCTCGGCATGACGAACGCAACCAAGACCCTGGCCCTCTTTTTTGCCGCCACGCTCGTCTTCGCCCTCGCCACCACCTGGGGCGGGGGCACCGCGTCGAGCGCGGCCTTTCAGGACAAGCTGCTCGCCGTGGACACGAGCGCCGTACAGGCCATCCAGATCGAGCGTCCGAACGGCCCCTCGGTTCGACTGGAGCGGTCGAGCGGGAACTGGTCGGTGCAGTCCTCCAATGCCTCCACGGCCTACCCGGCCAGTGCGCAGACCGTCCGTCAGACGTTGAACACGCTGCCCTCCCTAGAGGTCGGCGCGGTGGCGACCCGGCGGCCGGACAAGCATCCCCAGTACGGCGTCGACTCGACCGGCACGGCCGTCACCCTGCTCGGCGCCGCGGACGAGCCCCTGGGGCGACTCATTGTGGGCCGGACCCGCGTTCGGCAGTCCCAACCCGAGGGCTCGTCCCCAAATCCAGTTCAGCGACGCCGCCGGGGCACGCCCGTCACGTACGTCCGCACTCCCGACCGGCCGGACGTCTACTCCATCGAGCAATCCCTCCGATCGGTGACGTCCCGAGACGTGGAGGACTGGCGCGACAAGCAAATTTGGGGCCTCACCCGCGCGGACATTCAGCGGATCGACTTCCGCTACCCCGCCGACAGTTCCTTTGCGATGCAGCGGGTCACCATGAGCGATACGATGGCGGCCTCAGGCGCGTGGGTGTCGGCGGGCGACACGCTGTCGCAAACCGAGGTCTC
This is a stretch of genomic DNA from Salinibacter grassmerensis. It encodes these proteins:
- a CDS encoding DUF4340 domain-containing protein, coding for MTNATKTLALFFAATLVFALATTWGGGTASSAAFQDKLLAVDTSAVQAIQIERPNGPSVRLERSSGNWSVQSSNASTAYPASAQTVRQTLNTLPSLEVGAVATRRPDKHPQYGVDSTGTAVTLLGAADEPLGRLIVGRTRVRQSQPEGSSPNPVQRRRRGTPVTYVRTPDRPDVYSIEQSLRSVTSRDVEDWRDKQIWGLTRADIQRIDFRYPADSSFAMQRVTMSDTMAASGAWVSAGDTLSQTEVSSMLRVLSSPQADGFAESTGPDDFGEALYEVRLRLADGARRSIRLRPAPDAQRYLAVADSLPYVVELQAPTWDQSVLRGRSALLDSG